In one window of Bradyrhizobium diazoefficiens DNA:
- a CDS encoding S8 family serine peptidase: MTRKSESKLRAGAYASSVGAALLVATCLGIEVAHAQAIMRTPTISLPSRSPTISPSVGAKVMSIDHGPRVVPAIPHTSTARIGSTPVLPYAHYSPNLYPACTAAYRDADGECLAQPNGSGDGSGKSGKKSAGKGRGNNTPVAANLRTFANEFVAEIDSALSVTEADELARRHGLTRVTSENFLLIGATVGLFRITDGRPYETARREFAADASVRSLQPNFRYVLQDQKRAVPTEGDPAQYALTKLRLPEAHKLAHGANVTVAVIDSGIDVRHPELADSIADNFDALGSTEGPHIHGTGIAGAIVAHAKLMGSAPEARIIAIRAFGGTSGGAESSSYIILRSLNYAAEHGAQIVNMSFAGPKDSVIERAIAATAARGLVLIAAAGNAGAKSPPLYPAANPNVIAVSATDRQDKLFAASNRGNYIALAAPGVDIFLPAPDGKYQMTSGTSFSAAYVSGIAALLLERNYALKPEALRMTLAKTARDLGSPGRDDLYGDGEADAFAAVMAVPADSATPVAAASDTRKREDAEKRRDEPGIRTIEQPSLSSTDDKSAVSQADRPATR; this comes from the coding sequence ATGACCCGCAAGTCCGAGAGTAAGTTGCGAGCCGGGGCCTATGCTTCGTCGGTCGGAGCGGCGCTCCTGGTCGCTACCTGTCTCGGCATCGAGGTCGCCCATGCCCAGGCGATCATGCGCACGCCCACCATCAGCCTTCCCTCGAGGAGTCCGACGATCTCTCCGAGCGTCGGGGCCAAGGTGATGAGCATCGACCACGGTCCTCGGGTCGTCCCCGCCATCCCGCATACCTCCACAGCGCGGATCGGTTCGACGCCGGTCCTGCCCTACGCGCACTACTCGCCGAACCTCTATCCGGCTTGCACCGCGGCCTATCGTGACGCCGACGGCGAGTGCCTCGCCCAGCCAAACGGGAGCGGCGACGGCTCCGGCAAATCAGGCAAGAAGAGCGCCGGCAAGGGCCGAGGCAACAACACGCCGGTCGCCGCGAACTTGCGTACCTTCGCCAACGAATTCGTGGCCGAGATCGACAGCGCGCTGTCGGTGACCGAAGCCGACGAACTGGCGCGCCGACACGGCTTGACCCGTGTGACCTCCGAGAATTTCCTGCTGATCGGGGCCACGGTCGGTCTGTTCCGCATCACCGACGGTCGGCCGTATGAGACGGCGCGACGCGAATTCGCGGCCGACGCCAGCGTGCGCTCGCTTCAGCCGAATTTCCGCTACGTGCTCCAGGATCAGAAGCGGGCGGTGCCGACCGAGGGCGACCCGGCGCAATATGCGTTGACGAAGCTCCGCCTGCCGGAGGCGCACAAGCTCGCGCACGGCGCCAATGTCACGGTCGCGGTGATCGATTCCGGGATCGACGTCAGGCATCCCGAGCTCGCCGATTCCATTGCGGACAATTTCGACGCGCTTGGCAGCACCGAGGGCCCGCATATCCATGGCACCGGCATTGCGGGGGCCATCGTGGCGCATGCCAAGCTGATGGGCAGTGCGCCGGAAGCGCGCATCATCGCCATTCGCGCCTTCGGCGGCACCAGCGGCGGCGCCGAGAGTTCCTCCTATATCATCCTGCGCTCGCTCAATTATGCCGCCGAGCACGGCGCCCAGATCGTCAATATGAGCTTTGCCGGTCCGAAGGATTCGGTGATCGAGCGCGCCATCGCGGCGACCGCCGCGCGCGGCCTGGTGCTGATCGCCGCCGCCGGCAACGCCGGGGCCAAGTCGCCGCCGCTCTATCCCGCGGCCAATCCCAACGTGATCGCGGTCAGCGCGACCGACCGGCAGGACAAGCTGTTCGCAGCGTCGAACCGCGGCAATTACATCGCGCTCGCCGCACCCGGCGTCGACATCTTCCTGCCGGCGCCGGACGGCAAATACCAGATGACGTCGGGGACCTCGTTCTCGGCGGCCTATGTCTCCGGCATCGCGGCGCTGCTGCTCGAGCGCAACTACGCGCTGAAGCCGGAAGCACTGCGCATGACGCTTGCGAAGACCGCGCGCGACCTCGGCTCACCCGGGCGCGATGATCTCTACGGCGATGGCGAGGCCGACGCTTTTGCCGCGGTCATGGCCGTTCCAGCCGATAGCGCGACGCCGGTTGCCGCCGCGTCCGATACAAGAAAACGTGAAGATGCCGAGAAGCGTCGCGACGAGCCTGGCATCCGCACAATAGAGCAACCCTCGCTGTCGAGCACGGACGATAAATCCGCGGTTTCTCAGGCGGATAGGCCGGCAACGCGATAG
- a CDS encoding sigma-70 family RNA polymerase sigma factor, whose translation MSVTQAATDEVLIARIAQGDRLAMQVLYGRHHVRVYRFGLRLVRDEQTAEDLISEVFLDVWRQAGKFEGRSAVSTWLLAITRFKALSALRRRKDFELDDEAANAIEDSSDNPETVVQKKDTSEALRECLTGLSPDHREIVDLVYYHEKSVEEVAEIVGIPENTVKTRLFYARKKLAELLKAAGIERGWP comes from the coding sequence TTGAGCGTGACACAGGCGGCTACGGACGAGGTCCTGATCGCCAGGATCGCCCAAGGCGACCGGCTCGCCATGCAGGTGCTGTACGGGCGGCACCATGTCAGGGTGTATCGGTTCGGGCTGAGACTCGTGCGCGACGAGCAGACGGCGGAAGACCTCATCAGTGAGGTGTTTCTGGACGTCTGGCGTCAGGCCGGCAAGTTCGAGGGCCGATCCGCCGTTTCCACCTGGCTCCTGGCAATCACCCGATTCAAGGCCCTGTCTGCGCTCCGGCGCAGGAAGGATTTTGAGTTGGACGACGAAGCCGCCAACGCGATTGAGGATTCATCCGACAATCCGGAAACGGTGGTGCAGAAGAAGGACACCAGTGAAGCGTTGCGGGAGTGTCTGACGGGCCTCTCGCCGGACCATCGGGAAATCGTCGACCTCGTCTACTACCACGAGAAGTCGGTGGAAGAGGTGGCCGAGATCGTCGGGATCCCGGAGAACACGGTAAAGACGCGCCTTTTCTATGCGCGCAAGAAATTGGCCGAACTGCTGAAGGCAGCCGGCATTGAGCGAGGCTGGCCATGA